From Microcystis aeruginosa NIES-2549, a single genomic window includes:
- a CDS encoding DUF3038 domain-containing protein: MPQSAESSTGEDLPLAISPSNEQLENINSYLNLILAALVSLANLDSESITQAAQELALDADTSDRLVAHHWQPQSNLSLADIRSLVLLLCHLAQKKQELIRRAVILLEQVGTQGEEPVKTTLLGNYIDNFRLKYPEISANNLSDSSLTSLAWKLLIDLLFYSSPRSHLLLWHTLLASQK; the protein is encoded by the coding sequence ATGCCTCAGTCTGCCGAGTCCTCCACGGGTGAGGATTTACCCCTAGCTATCTCACCCAGTAACGAGCAGTTAGAGAATATTAATAGCTATTTAAACCTGATTTTGGCGGCTTTAGTCTCTCTAGCTAATTTAGACTCTGAGTCTATCACCCAAGCAGCCCAAGAATTAGCCTTAGATGCAGATACAAGCGATCGCCTAGTTGCCCACCACTGGCAACCCCAGTCAAACCTCTCCCTAGCGGACATCCGTTCTCTAGTTCTCCTCCTCTGTCATCTAGCCCAAAAAAAGCAAGAGTTAATCCGTCGCGCCGTAATTCTCCTGGAACAAGTGGGGACTCAAGGAGAAGAACCGGTCAAAACCACGCTTTTGGGCAATTATATCGATAATTTTCGCTTAAAATACCCAGAAATATCGGCAAATAATCTCAGTGATTCTAGCCTGACTTCCCTAGCCTGGAAATTATTAATCGATTTATTGTTCTATAGCAGCCCCCGCAGTCATCTCCTTCTCTGGCACACCCTTTTGGCAAGTCAAAAGTAA
- a CDS encoding DUF4335 domain-containing protein, with product MSNLIRKYTPPTCTLEILGNSSPLAVWLGKNVLNDAHFQLRFDDPRLSEEKQVTIKGDRTQLQLLGEIVANYVQNLLSSPVSSLSFVASGSPESHLPSLPSLRCQGLLQHQLFLGSLLTDQDKQEIELTTSQLFDLANALGEYNHESPLIPPLIRQKTRKNALIWTGLIASALITIGGIAIAFYQRQEVVNNDLTSDPNSAKIPQPLPTLPLPPTGTAAPNPQLPANLGNKTPLPPPPPVGTVPVPVRPSSVPLVIPPPTLPPPPVTGSRRGGTAIVIEPNNQNIPITAPPVTGAQGTNALANIPPTTMNPTPAPPKLPNLPPISPINPENANLDPKPPKSTAKAPETNLLDTIPQVAETREYFQSRWQPPESLKHTLEYRLVLNQDGSLKQIIPLGQAAKIYLDRTNMPLLNQPFVSPLDISGNPQLRLVLGSDGTVRTFMEQQ from the coding sequence ATGAGTAATCTAATTCGCAAATATACACCCCCCACCTGTACCCTAGAAATTTTGGGAAATAGTTCACCCCTAGCAGTTTGGCTGGGTAAAAATGTCTTAAACGATGCCCACTTTCAATTGCGCTTTGATGATCCTAGATTGAGTGAGGAAAAACAGGTGACGATCAAAGGCGATCGCACACAATTACAACTACTAGGGGAAATTGTCGCTAATTATGTGCAGAATTTACTCTCTAGTCCCGTTTCTAGCCTCTCTTTCGTGGCTAGTGGTTCCCCCGAAAGCCATCTCCCCTCCTTACCCTCTCTCCGTTGTCAGGGACTTCTCCAGCATCAATTATTTTTAGGTTCCCTGCTAACCGATCAGGATAAACAGGAGATCGAATTAACCACATCGCAATTATTCGATCTAGCCAATGCTTTAGGGGAATATAACCATGAAAGTCCCCTAATACCCCCTTTAATTCGCCAGAAAACTCGAAAAAATGCCCTGATCTGGACGGGATTAATCGCTTCGGCCCTAATAACTATCGGGGGAATAGCGATCGCATTTTATCAACGGCAAGAAGTGGTCAACAATGATTTAACCAGCGATCCCAATAGCGCCAAGATTCCCCAACCCTTGCCAACGCTGCCTTTACCCCCCACGGGAACAGCCGCCCCAAACCCGCAGTTACCGGCAAATTTGGGCAATAAAACCCCTTTACCGCCACCGCCGCCCGTGGGAACCGTTCCAGTGCCAGTGCGCCCCTCTAGCGTCCCCCTAGTGATTCCGCCGCCCACTTTACCGCCACCACCAGTCACAGGTTCGCGTCGTGGCGGCACGGCGATCGTAATTGAACCGAATAATCAGAACATCCCGATTACTGCCCCCCCCGTTACTGGCGCTCAGGGTACAAATGCACTAGCAAATATTCCCCCCACCACGATGAATCCGACTCCAGCACCGCCAAAATTGCCCAATTTACCGCCTATAAGCCCTATTAACCCCGAAAATGCCAATTTAGACCCCAAACCGCCCAAAAGCACCGCTAAAGCCCCAGAGACGAATTTACTAGATACAATTCCCCAAGTGGCAGAAACCAGAGAATATTTTCAATCCCGTTGGCAACCGCCGGAAAGTCTCAAGCATACTCTAGAGTACCGTTTGGTCTTAAATCAGGATGGTTCCCTAAAACAGATTATTCCCCTCGGACAGGCGGCGAAAATCTATCTCGATCGCACTAATATGCCCCTGCTTAATCAACCTTTTGTTTCTCCCCTCGATATCTCCGGTAATCCCCAATTGCGTCTGGTTCTCGGTTCCGATGGTACGGTGCGGACTTTTATGGAACAGCAATAG
- a CDS encoding DUF3368 domain-containing protein, translating into MIVVSDTSALANLAIVDHLWLLESIYQTVIIPDVVARELAAASNPLIPAILQSGWIQPQPLTNSELANQLQQERGLDAGEANAIALALELQADDLLIDERLGRQEALRLGLSIIGILGILLVAKQRSLIPQVQPVMDTLISQAGFRVSSQLYQRVLALAEEL; encoded by the coding sequence ATGATCGTGGTCAGCGATACCTCTGCCCTTGCCAATCTGGCGATCGTCGATCATCTCTGGTTGCTAGAGTCAATTTACCAAACCGTTATTATTCCAGACGTTGTTGCTAGGGAACTAGCAGCCGCAAGTAATCCCCTCATTCCAGCCATTCTCCAATCCGGCTGGATTCAACCCCAACCCCTCACCAACTCCGAACTCGCTAACCAGCTTCAGCAAGAACGAGGATTGGATGCTGGAGAAGCGAATGCCATAGCCTTGGCACTTGAGCTGCAAGCTGATGATCTGCTCATTGATGAACGCTTGGGGCGGCAAGAAGCCCTGCGGCTAGGGCTATCTATCATTGGTATTCTGGGCATTCTGCTCGTTGCCAAACAAAGAAGCCTCATCCCTCAAGTTCAACCTGTTATGGATACCTTGATTAGCCAAGCTGGTTTTCGTGTCAGTTCCCAGCTATATCAGCGCGTCTTAGCTTTGGCTGAAGAACTTTAG
- a CDS encoding Na+/H+ antiporter produces the protein MSLESATDEVIKQNLEQFLIVLSVSLSVATVSRIFSWFRQIPYTLLLVIVGLGLAFIDIRLVNLSPELILEIFLPPLLFEAAWNTRWRDLKDNWIPVSLFAIVGVIISIFGVGFTLDELTNLPLFTALLVGASLSSTDPVAVVALFRELGASKKLTVLLEGESLFNDGVAVVAFALLVEIPLGASGLSLETTISRIAAFIGIGVAVGCLVGFGISYLTQRLDLPLVEQSLTLVSAYGAYLLTEEFGGSGVIGVVTTGIILGNFGSRISMSPRTRLLVTEFWEFLAFFVNSIVFLLIGDQIRLSSLADNLNLIFITIAAVVAARFLATFALATVSNALMETKINWREKTVLWWGGLRGSVSIALALSVPVIFPNRQDIIDIVFGVVLFTLLVQGLTIQTFLSRLDLIGDQPIRENYAELLARRVALKRVLDYLSKLDKSPDVAPEFFSYEQHLVKEKLKTVEAEIQSLNDSYPQLQLLTMEQLRETLLDIEADTYAEFIRSGRLTSNLSPVLQEILAESKITDQ, from the coding sequence ATGAGTTTAGAATCCGCTACCGATGAAGTCATTAAGCAAAATTTAGAACAATTTCTAATTGTTTTGTCCGTTTCCCTGAGTGTGGCCACGGTTTCGAGGATTTTTAGCTGGTTTCGCCAAATTCCTTACACCCTATTGTTAGTGATAGTCGGTTTAGGTTTAGCTTTCATCGATATCCGTCTGGTGAACCTATCCCCCGAACTGATTCTAGAAATTTTTCTGCCCCCTTTGCTATTTGAAGCCGCTTGGAATACACGCTGGCGAGATCTGAAGGATAATTGGATTCCCGTCAGTCTTTTCGCTATTGTCGGCGTAATTATCTCGATTTTCGGGGTTGGTTTTACCCTAGATGAATTGACCAATTTACCCCTATTTACGGCATTATTAGTGGGTGCGAGCCTTTCTTCTACGGATCCCGTCGCTGTTGTCGCTCTTTTTCGCGAATTAGGGGCCAGTAAAAAACTCACCGTGCTTTTGGAAGGGGAAAGCTTATTTAATGATGGGGTCGCTGTGGTCGCTTTCGCTCTTTTGGTGGAAATTCCCCTCGGTGCTAGTGGTCTATCCTTAGAGACAACCATTAGCCGGATTGCGGCTTTTATCGGTATCGGGGTAGCAGTGGGTTGTTTAGTGGGTTTTGGTATCTCCTATCTGACTCAACGTCTGGATTTACCCCTAGTGGAACAGTCTTTAACTCTTGTGTCCGCCTACGGTGCTTATTTACTAACCGAGGAGTTCGGGGGTTCGGGGGTAATCGGAGTGGTGACTACGGGGATTATTTTGGGTAATTTTGGCTCTAGAATCAGCATGAGTCCCCGTACCCGCCTATTAGTCACGGAATTCTGGGAGTTTCTCGCTTTTTTTGTCAATTCGATCGTTTTTCTCCTTATCGGCGATCAGATTCGTCTCTCCAGTTTAGCCGATAATCTCAATTTAATTTTTATCACGATCGCCGCCGTGGTAGCGGCCCGTTTTCTGGCTACCTTTGCCTTGGCAACTGTTAGTAATGCCTTGATGGAAACTAAAATTAATTGGCGGGAAAAAACGGTTTTATGGTGGGGAGGTTTGCGCGGTTCCGTTTCTATTGCCCTAGCTTTAAGTGTGCCGGTTATTTTTCCCAATCGTCAGGATATCATCGATATCGTCTTCGGAGTTGTTCTCTTTACCCTTTTGGTTCAAGGATTAACTATTCAAACTTTCCTATCGAGATTAGACTTGATCGGTGATCAACCAATTCGAGAAAACTATGCGGAACTTTTAGCCCGACGGGTAGCTTTAAAAAGGGTTTTAGACTATCTTTCTAAATTAGATAAATCTCCCGATGTTGCCCCAGAATTTTTTAGTTATGAGCAGCATCTCGTCAAAGAAAAGTTAAAGACTGTAGAAGCGGAAATACAATCTCTCAACGATAGTTATCCCCAATTACAGCTATTAACAATGGAACAACTTCGGGAAACCCTCCTAGATATCGAAGCTGATACCTACGCTGAATTTATTCGATCCGGTCGTTTAACTAGCAATTTATCCCCCGTCCTCCAAGAAATTCTCGCTGAAAGTAAAATTACTGATCAGTAG
- the lexA gene encoding transcriptional repressor LexA — protein MTNLESLTQAQQELYDWLIEYIRTTQHAPSIRQMMRAMNLRSPAPIQSRLERLRAKGYIDWTEGKARTLRILKQPVQGLPVLGAIAAGGLVEPFTDVEEKLDLSNLLQRSQDCYALRVSGDSMIEDHIADGDLVIMRSLTGNEGVSNGEIVAARVEGHGTTLKRFYQEGEIITLQPSNQKYQPITANTEQVQVQGVLVGVWRGY, from the coding sequence ATGACTAACCTCGAATCCCTTACTCAAGCGCAACAGGAGTTGTACGACTGGCTAATTGAGTATATTCGTACTACGCAACACGCCCCTTCCATCCGGCAAATGATGCGAGCGATGAATTTACGCTCTCCCGCACCGATTCAAAGCCGTTTAGAACGTTTACGCGCCAAAGGCTATATTGATTGGACAGAAGGAAAAGCACGCACCCTGCGGATTCTCAAACAACCAGTGCAGGGTTTACCGGTTCTAGGTGCGATCGCTGCTGGTGGTTTAGTGGAACCCTTCACCGATGTGGAAGAAAAACTCGATCTTTCTAACCTGTTGCAACGCAGTCAAGACTGTTATGCTCTGCGCGTTTCTGGAGACAGTATGATCGAGGATCATATTGCCGATGGGGATCTGGTGATTATGCGTTCTCTCACCGGCAATGAAGGGGTGTCCAATGGGGAAATCGTCGCCGCTAGAGTGGAAGGCCACGGTACTACTTTAAAACGTTTCTACCAAGAAGGAGAAATCATCACTCTCCAACCCTCCAATCAAAAATATCAACCAATTACAGCCAATACCGAACAAGTACAAGTACAAGGGGTTTTGGTTGGTGTTTGGCGCGGTTATTAG
- the nifJ gene encoding pyruvate:ferredoxin (flavodoxin) oxidoreductase has translation MTTKTYATIDGNEAVARVAYRLSEVIAIYPITPSSPMGEWSDSWAAERRANLWGTIPSVIEMQSEGGAAGTLHGALQTGSLTTTFTSSQGLLLMLPNFYKIAGELTSSVVHVAARALAAQGLSIFGDHSDVMSARSTGWAMLAANSVQEAHDLSAIATATTLETRIPFLHFFDGFRTSHEVQKVELISDETLKELIDEDLIIAHRQRALTPDRPVLRGTAQNPDVYFQARESVNPFYYACPDIAQKIMDRFAQLTGRQYHLYEYHGAPDAERVIMLMGSGAETVHETVDYLNQNGAKVGVLKVRLYRPFAAEKLLAALPTTVKKIAVLDRCKEPGAGGDPLYLDVVNAFMEEYEGKLPKIVGGRYGLSSKEFTPAMVAGIFDNLSLDKPKNHFTIGIVDDLTFSSLEYDRSFSTEPDEVVRAVFYGLGSDGTVGANKNSIKIIGEDTDNYAQGYFVYDSKKSGSVTVSHLRFGPRPIRSTYLITDANFIACHQWEFIEQFDLLETAKPNSIFLLNSPYPPEEVFSHLPRHLQQTIIDKNLQVYTINATQVAKEAGMGSRINTVMQVCFFALAGVLSREDAIAQIKKAIRKTYGKKGEEIVQMNIKAVDSALENLYQVPIPATVTPEAFELRPPIPDNAPAFVREVLGKIIARHGDELPVSALPNDGTYPTATSQWEKRNIAQEIPVWDADVCVQCGKCVLVCPHAVIRSKVYDEAELATAPETFKVANAKDHDWKGLKFTIQVAAEDCTGCGLCVDVCPAKNKSQPRLRAINMAPQLPLREQERVNWDFFLNLPNPDRLSLNLNKINHQQMQEPLFEFSGACAGCGETPYVKLVSQLFGDRMIVANATGCSSIYGGNLPTTPWAVNAEGRGPAWSNSLFEDNAEFGLGFRVSIDKQAEFASELLQTLASEIGESLAADILNCHQVDEAEIYEQRHRVEDLKSRLGQLTPTTQVKMLLSVADYLVKKSVWIVGGDGWAYDIGYGGLDHVLASGRNVNILVMDTEVYSNTGGQASKATPRAAVAKFASGGKPGPKKDLGLMAMTYGNVYVASVAMGAKNEQTIKAFLEAEAYNGPSLIIAYSHCIAHGINMTTAMNHQKEVVESGRWLMYRYHPDLAKEGKNPLQLDSRAPKLTVAQTLYSENRFKMLATSKPEEAKRLLKEAQADVDTRWQMYQYLAAKGTGSKE, from the coding sequence ATGACCACAAAAACCTATGCAACCATAGATGGTAACGAAGCTGTTGCGCGCGTTGCCTATCGTCTCAGTGAAGTGATCGCTATTTATCCTATCACTCCCTCCTCGCCTATGGGTGAATGGTCCGATAGTTGGGCAGCCGAACGCAGAGCTAATCTCTGGGGAACCATTCCTTCCGTAATCGAAATGCAGAGCGAAGGTGGGGCAGCGGGAACCCTGCACGGAGCGCTACAAACAGGCTCTTTAACTACTACTTTTACTTCCTCCCAGGGATTATTATTAATGCTCCCTAACTTCTACAAAATTGCTGGGGAATTGACCTCTTCAGTAGTCCATGTGGCGGCCCGTGCTTTAGCAGCCCAAGGGTTGTCAATTTTTGGGGATCATAGTGATGTTATGTCTGCCAGAAGTACGGGTTGGGCCATGTTAGCGGCTAATTCCGTTCAAGAAGCTCATGATCTGTCGGCAATCGCCACGGCTACCACCCTAGAAACCAGGATTCCTTTCCTGCACTTTTTTGATGGTTTTCGTACCAGTCATGAGGTGCAAAAAGTCGAATTAATTAGCGATGAAACTCTCAAAGAACTGATCGATGAAGACCTAATTATTGCCCATCGTCAAAGGGCTTTAACTCCCGATCGACCGGTGTTACGAGGCACGGCACAAAATCCCGATGTTTATTTCCAGGCAAGGGAAAGCGTCAATCCTTTCTATTATGCTTGTCCCGATATAGCCCAAAAAATTATGGATCGTTTTGCCCAATTAACAGGAAGGCAATACCATCTCTATGAATACCACGGTGCGCCCGATGCCGAAAGAGTGATTATGTTAATGGGATCGGGAGCGGAAACCGTCCATGAAACCGTGGATTATCTCAATCAAAATGGGGCTAAAGTTGGGGTTTTAAAAGTTCGTCTCTATCGTCCCTTTGCCGCCGAAAAATTACTGGCAGCTCTGCCCACCACGGTGAAAAAAATAGCCGTTTTAGATCGCTGTAAAGAACCCGGTGCCGGGGGCGATCCGCTATATTTAGACGTGGTAAATGCCTTTATGGAAGAGTACGAAGGCAAGCTGCCGAAAATTGTGGGAGGACGCTACGGTTTATCTTCCAAAGAATTTACTCCAGCCATGGTTGCTGGCATATTTGATAACTTAAGTCTCGACAAACCGAAAAATCATTTCACTATCGGTATCGTTGATGATCTCACCTTTTCCAGTTTGGAATATGACCGCAGTTTTTCCACTGAACCGGACGAAGTAGTGCGGGCGGTTTTCTACGGTTTAGGTTCCGATGGTACGGTGGGAGCTAACAAAAATTCAATTAAAATTATCGGTGAAGATACGGATAATTATGCCCAGGGTTATTTCGTCTATGATTCCAAAAAATCTGGCTCCGTCACCGTTTCTCACCTACGCTTTGGACCCAGGCCGATTCGCTCTACCTATTTAATCACTGATGCTAACTTTATCGCCTGTCATCAGTGGGAATTTATCGAACAATTTGACCTGCTAGAAACCGCTAAACCGAACTCTATTTTTCTCCTCAATAGTCCCTATCCACCGGAGGAGGTATTTAGTCACTTACCGCGCCATCTCCAGCAAACTATCATCGACAAAAATCTGCAAGTTTATACGATTAATGCCACTCAAGTGGCCAAAGAAGCGGGGATGGGCAGTCGGATTAATACCGTCATGCAGGTGTGTTTCTTTGCCCTAGCGGGGGTTTTGTCTCGGGAAGATGCGATCGCACAAATCAAAAAAGCCATCCGCAAGACCTACGGCAAGAAAGGGGAAGAAATCGTGCAGATGAACATCAAAGCTGTGGATTCTGCCCTAGAAAACCTCTATCAAGTCCCAATTCCCGCTACCGTTACCCCTGAAGCTTTTGAATTAAGACCACCGATTCCCGACAACGCACCCGCTTTCGTCCGAGAAGTCCTCGGCAAAATTATCGCCCGTCACGGGGATGAATTGCCCGTTAGCGCCCTTCCCAACGATGGTACTTACCCCACCGCCACTAGCCAATGGGAAAAACGCAATATTGCCCAAGAAATCCCCGTTTGGGATGCGGATGTCTGTGTTCAATGCGGTAAATGCGTTCTTGTTTGTCCCCACGCCGTTATTCGCTCGAAAGTCTATGACGAGGCCGAATTAGCCACGGCCCCGGAAACTTTTAAAGTCGCTAATGCCAAGGATCACGACTGGAAAGGGCTAAAATTCACCATCCAAGTGGCCGCCGAAGATTGTACCGGTTGCGGTCTCTGCGTTGATGTTTGCCCCGCTAAAAACAAATCGCAACCGCGTCTAAGAGCGATTAATATGGCTCCCCAATTGCCCCTGCGGGAACAGGAACGAGTTAACTGGGATTTCTTCCTTAATTTGCCTAATCCAGACCGATTAAGCCTAAATCTCAATAAAATTAACCATCAGCAAATGCAGGAACCTCTCTTTGAGTTTTCCGGCGCTTGTGCCGGTTGTGGTGAGACTCCCTACGTTAAATTAGTCAGTCAGTTATTTGGCGATCGCATGATAGTGGCTAATGCCACCGGTTGTTCATCTATCTACGGAGGTAATTTACCGACAACACCCTGGGCAGTTAACGCCGAAGGTCGCGGTCCGGCCTGGTCGAATTCCCTGTTTGAAGATAATGCCGAATTTGGCTTAGGATTCCGAGTTTCCATCGATAAACAGGCAGAATTTGCGTCCGAACTTTTACAAACCCTCGCTAGTGAAATCGGAGAAAGTCTAGCGGCAGATATTCTCAATTGTCACCAAGTCGATGAAGCGGAAATTTACGAACAACGGCATCGGGTAGAGGACCTAAAATCCCGTTTAGGGCAATTAACCCCGACCACGCAGGTGAAAATGTTGTTATCCGTGGCCGATTATCTGGTCAAGAAAAGCGTCTGGATTGTCGGGGGTGACGGTTGGGCCTACGACATCGGTTATGGTGGCTTAGATCACGTTTTAGCCAGTGGTCGCAATGTGAATATTTTGGTCATGGATACGGAAGTTTACTCGAATACGGGTGGACAAGCCTCGAAAGCTACTCCTCGCGCCGCCGTAGCTAAATTTGCTTCTGGTGGCAAACCAGGACCGAAAAAAGACCTCGGTTTAATGGCCATGACCTACGGTAACGTCTATGTGGCCAGCGTGGCTATGGGGGCAAAAAACGAGCAAACTATCAAAGCTTTCCTAGAAGCGGAAGCTTATAACGGGCCATCGTTAATTATCGCCTATTCTCACTGTATTGCTCACGGGATCAACATGACCACCGCCATGAACCATCAAAAAGAAGTGGTGGAAAGCGGTCGCTGGTTAATGTACCGTTATCATCCCGATTTAGCTAAAGAAGGCAAAAATCCCCTGCAATTGGACAGCCGTGCGCCTAAACTTACCGTAGCGCAAACTCTCTACTCGGAGAATCGCTTTAAGATGTTGGCCACCAGTAAGCCGGAGGAAGCTAAACGTCTGCTCAAAGAAGCACAAGCAGATGTGGATACGCGCTGGCAAATGTATCAGTATTTAGCAGCAAAAGGTACAGGGAGCAAGGAATAG
- a CDS encoding RNA-guided endonuclease InsQ/TnpB family protein → MEKAYSFRFYPTAEQESLLRRTLGCVRLVYNKALHLRTQAWYERQERVGYAETSSMLTEWKKQEELDFLNGVSCVPLQQGLRHLQTAFTNFFAGRTKYPNFKKKHQGGSAEFTKSAFKFKDKQIYLAKCTEPLPIRWSRQIPDGCEPSTVTVRLHPSGRWHISIRFDDPTIKPLPVTDKAIGIDLGISSLVITSDGDKVSNPKHFKKHYQRLRRASKNLSRKQKDSKNREKAKIKVAKIHAQITDSRKDHLHKLTTQLVRENQTIVVENLAIKNMVKNPKLSQAISDVSWGEITRQLAYKCRWYGKNYIEIDRCFPSSKRCSNCGYIVKKLPLNVREWDCPNCGTHHDRDINASKNILAAGLAVSVCGATIRPEQSKTGAAGAKNPSGKKQKPKS, encoded by the coding sequence ATGGAGAAAGCCTATTCGTTTCGATTTTACCCCACAGCAGAACAAGAGTCGCTATTGCGGCGCACTTTGGGCTGTGTAAGATTAGTTTACAATAAAGCTCTCCATCTCAGAACACAAGCTTGGTACGAAAGACAAGAAAGAGTAGGATATGCTGAAACTTCTTCGATGTTGACTGAGTGGAAAAAACAAGAAGAATTAGACTTCTTGAATGGGGTTAGCTGTGTTCCTTTACAACAAGGTTTAAGACACCTACAAACAGCTTTTACTAACTTCTTTGCTGGTCGCACTAAGTATCCTAACTTTAAGAAAAAACATCAAGGAGGAAGTGCCGAATTTACCAAATCTGCTTTTAAGTTCAAAGACAAACAAATCTATTTAGCCAAATGCACAGAACCTTTACCTATTCGATGGTCAAGACAAATACCAGACGGATGTGAACCAAGTACAGTAACGGTCAGATTACATCCTTCTGGACGTTGGCATATCTCAATTAGATTTGATGACCCAACGATTAAGCCTTTACCAGTAACAGATAAAGCCATTGGAATTGACTTAGGAATTAGTAGCCTCGTGATTACCAGCGACGGCGATAAAGTGTCTAATCCTAAGCATTTTAAGAAACATTATCAGAGGTTGCGAAGAGCATCGAAAAATCTTTCTAGAAAACAGAAAGACTCAAAGAATCGAGAAAAGGCAAAAATCAAAGTAGCCAAAATTCACGCTCAAATCACCGATAGCAGAAAAGACCATTTACACAAGCTAACCACTCAATTAGTTCGTGAAAACCAAACGATTGTGGTTGAGAATTTAGCCATCAAGAATATGGTCAAAAACCCGAAATTATCTCAGGCAATATCTGATGTAAGCTGGGGAGAAATTACCCGACAATTAGCCTATAAATGCCGTTGGTACGGGAAAAATTACATCGAAATAGATAGATGTTTTCCCAGTTCTAAACGGTGCAGTAATTGTGGGTATATTGTGAAAAAGCTGCCGTTAAATGTTCGAGAGTGGGACTGTCCGAACTGTGGGACTCACCATGACCGAGACATTAACGCCAGTAAAAATATTTTGGCCGCAGGGCTTGCGGTGTCAGTCTGTGGAGCGACCATAAGACCAGAACAGAGTAAAACTGGGGCGGCAGGTGCGAAAAATCCTTCGGGAAAGAAGCAGAAACCTAAATCGTGA
- a CDS encoding TIGR02450 family Trp-rich protein — protein sequence MPKKQKYPHLLGSKWTAKQKTWGWRHFQVVNRQNRGQWVFAELVASCDPTVRFWINAKQLQDANLWQSGWQTLTEMNQPDSADEIIVN from the coding sequence ATGCCCAAAAAACAGAAATATCCCCATCTCTTGGGATCAAAATGGACGGCAAAACAAAAAACATGGGGCTGGCGACATTTTCAAGTGGTCAATCGTCAAAATCGCGGTCAATGGGTTTTTGCCGAATTAGTCGCTTCCTGCGATCCGACTGTCCGCTTCTGGATTAATGCTAAACAGTTGCAAGACGCGAATCTCTGGCAATCAGGTTGGCAAACCCTAACGGAAATGAACCAACCGGACAGCGCCGACGAGATTATTGTTAATTAA
- a CDS encoding UPF0175 family protein: MKITLNLPDNLSQAETFNQGDWLREIAIALFQQERISLSRASKIAGMEVMDFQKLLADRGICVHYDVEDFEQDVQHLRDRGWL, translated from the coding sequence ATGAAAATTACCCTGAACCTACCGGATAACCTCAGCCAAGCCGAAACCTTCAACCAAGGCGACTGGCTCCGGGAGATTGCCATTGCGCTGTTTCAGCAAGAGCGGATTTCCCTCAGTCGCGCCAGTAAAATTGCCGGGATGGAAGTCATGGACTTTCAAAAACTGCTGGCAGATCGCGGTATTTGTGTTCACTACGATGTAGAAGACTTTGAGCAGGATGTTCAACATCTGCGCGATCGAGGCTGGCTATGA